Within Scomber japonicus isolate fScoJap1 chromosome 18, fScoJap1.pri, whole genome shotgun sequence, the genomic segment ATGCAAGTAAACTGCTGACACAGGACCTAAAGTTTATTGATTAAATTTTACTaagcatgtttaaaaaaaaatactgttctTCACAGAGTCATTTGAAATAATATGAAAATAGATGTatacaaaaatatgtaataCTCTGTGAGAGAGCATTAATTAAATGCTAACTTAATTGAGAGCCAGATAAAAGTGAACAGCAATGATGATTTTTTGGGCACACTCACTCATAAGGACACTTTAAGACAGCTGTAGCTTCATCAGTTATTACTAAAGTGATGCAAAATTCTGTGTAATTTATAGTACATAATGTCACTTACACTTATTTGTGGGCATATTCAACTCAAGCCCATAAACAGTATTCTGGCTCTCTTGACTCCTCACATTATATTTGCTATGACATATTTAATGCTGCAGCAGCAATGGATGGTTGGGTACTTTTCATTAATTGAATCCTGAAACCTAATTTTCTCTAAATTGTAGACAAATTCAGAGCTGTGTAGATCAAATTAGTTGTGGTGCAGATGAACCCAATCAGGTTGCAAAGGCTGGACAACCCATGGTAGCGGCCAAACGTCCTCTTGAGTGCTTTGTACTTGGGGTCCTGCTCTTTGAGTTTGGCATAAGCCTCTTTCTGGCTGCCAAGGCCGATCTGGTTCCCCAGGCCAtgctccttctctacctccctcGTCTGGAACATCACCTCAGTGGCTGCTGGGCCAAACCACTGGGCGTTGAGACCAGCCATGATCAACGCCACAAAGTACAGAGCCAtctgcagaagaagaggagaaacttTAATGGAAAGtaacatgatgatgatttacTTACATCGATCACGATGAGTAAAGCGATCTAAATATGATATGCGTATCATTAGCGCAGCAATATGTAATACATTCGTGCCTCTGTTACTCTACACAGGTATAGTTTCTGTATATGTATGTGGGATGTTTGACCTGCAAACTTTCGTGCCAGTCCAGCAGCTCTCTGGGGTGATACACAGCATACACAGCCAGGCTGACAAAGTTGCTGCCCAGCAGACAGTAGAAGTATACAGGGAAGAGTTTACTCTGCACCAGACCAAAGGTGTGGAGAGTTACCTGCTTCACCAATGCAAAACCTGTAGGCACAGACATGAGATGAGGGTCAAAATAAGGGGTTCAGGGGTCAAATACAGCGTTGAAGCAGGAATGCATATTTCCAGCCatgatgacttttgttgtgtgCCTCATACCTGCAATGAAGGAGACCCACATCTGCATGCCCCAGGAGAAAGAGAGCACCAGAAGGTGTAGCACTTTGATCAAATTTGTAGGATCTccctctgttgccatggtgttACTCTGCAAGCTACAGATAGACAAGATTAGCTACATGTGTTTTGTTGACATTGGATTTACAGCATTTAAGgtttacatatacatatacacatatatgtaaAAATAGTAATAACTTCAAAATCAACAACATATTCTTGAAACAAGTGGTGACCCTTCACCACAACAAACTGAGTCTGCACATTTAATTAAGGTGACAAAAGATGAAAATGACCATAAAGAATTGTTATTACACCAGAGGACATATAATGTATGTTATATGTTAATACTGACATGAACAGGtgtacagtatcagtcaaacGTTTGGACGCACTATCCTTTTCTCTTGAATAAGAAAGTGTGTTcaaaacctttgactggtacaataaagtcattttgttttctataaatgtccataaaataaatgaacaaataaaatgcttaaataaaaactaaacattataaccttcattaaggatttattgcagggctgttatattatattgcaTTCGTGTTTTATGGGTGTACATAAATGGCAAGTGAGGTTATTTAGAATTTACATGAGGTAGAGCTGTGTAAACAGTACCACTCAGATATAGAggatataataatacattatatttaacCAAGTGTTGCTGCTGGCGACGTGTTAATCAGAAGAAATGCATGGTAAGAAAACTAGCTTTTGTTTATAAGCAATCATCATAAAATTAACAGAGCATTAGTGTTAAAGAGCAGCGCCACAGAGCTAAAGTCTACTATCTATTCAACCTGGTGCTCAGCATGTGTAGCAGCCCTGATAAGAATGAGATAAGACAGCAGAGGCAAAGCACAGAAATACATTTCACACGACACTCACAGTTATAACCTATAAAAGCATCACTGAGGCGACCACCTGTGAAAATGGAGTGATGAGGGCGGATAGAGAAGCAGTGAAACCTGAAGTCTGTCTGCTGCAGGTGAGACTTATTTCCAGCCTGGACCTGACATGCTAACAAGCTTTAGCCTCTAAGCTAAGAGAGTTACACAAGTTTTATCTGAGCTGCGCTGCTGTATCAAGCAGTATTCCTCtaagaaaagaacatttactAACTGTAACTTACATAAACCTGCACTTACCTGCGCTTTGCTTCTTTAAAGAAATGAGGCGAGTCGGGTACTATTGAATAACGTCAGATTGACCCACTGTCCAACTGAGACACTTCCtctgtcataataataatgtccaCAAACCCCGCCCCTCGAGGCGGAACGGACCAATGAGATTCTTTGTATATAGTTTTACAGCATGTAATATTTTCATCCATTCATCTAGTCATGTGATATTGCTTTCACAGTCGCTTTGTTAGTTGTAATTACTTTATTTAGTTTACTTATTTACTAACCtaatatgtttctgtgtgttctttagacacacattttcattctgAAATATATTATAAGATTAGTAATTAATATAGcaaatataatattttgtatTGGATTTGTTTTTACAAACTTCTTACATTAAATTTATCATGTTTTTGTCTGAATTTGAGTGAATTGCTCATCTCATTTCAAAGAGTAATGAAACACCGCCCCCTGCTGCCCAAGCTGCATCTCTTCCACCATGAAATGTGCTATGACAGATTTTTTGTATGACACTGGTATACACTGTGGCTGTGTAATGGTGAAAAAAGTACTCAGGTCCTTTATAGACGTAAAAGTACTTACACAGCTATGTAAGAAATGATCCATTAGAAGAAAAGTCATGCTTAAATACAACTccaaaagtaaagtaaagtgatatttatatattacattattatattgttaataCTCATACAATGACTTATTGTTTATtagttttactttactttactttactttacttaaatTCAACCATGCCTTACTCCAAAGGGTCACAAGATAAGTAAGAGGGGTCATGACATAGTTAATTGGGTAGGAAAGAATAACAAATTTAGGATTTTACAGagttttctctaatctttgtgAAATATTGAATGATTTGACCTGTTTGGGCCTCAAACtgttgtttaaatgaaatgaacagaGAAGTGTTAGAGGGAAAACATGTCTTtcaacaactcatagacatctgaaacatGACCAACACTTTGCTTTGTTGTACAGGctcacagacagaaaaaggttgggaacccATCTTTTATTCTTTAGCAATGCAGTGTAATTTACAAACTTATATGGTTTCTAAATTAAGAATCctaatctgaaaagtaactttAAGCCTGATTATAACTATCAGATAAATGCAGTATAAAACAGAGTAAACTGGAAAAATTCAATAAGTATCTTAAAATTGCtcttaaatacagtaaatgtactggtTTACTTTCCTGACAATAAGATACATATGTATTAGTCCATATACCTAATTAGTATATGAATTGAATTATCTATGTTTATTGACTGAATTGTAAGAAGAGCTGGCAGGTCTGGAGATAGAGACTGAGACTTTTTAttaggcttttattttatttcatattattattattatcttagtTGACATCAGTAtcaggaaacacagagaaacatagtGAGAGGAGGATGCCCCAGAGGTCTTTCTCTGGATGTTGCAGTTATGTCTGTCACAGGAAGTCctgatttatctttatttttaacttcAGATCTCAGAAGTTTTAAACCATGAAAGTCTTTGATAGGACCACCTTGTGAAACACTGACACTCATCTCTcatctatttttcatttattcctGTGGCTTTGTGACACAGCAGGATCCTCACATGTATATGCAgacttattctttttttaaaaaatcattgtttGGAAGAAATGTTGTAGCAATGGGATCCTCAGCAGCAAATGGACTTATAATGCAGCAAACAACAGACTCTACTACCTCAGCTGGGTAATACTAAGaggatttagattttttatttctaCCGCTGTACCCAAATGTGATTTTCTACAGTAAACCCAACCTCTCTGAAGCAAAGCGCTGGTAGGGAACTTACTTACCAGTATGGAGCACCACAATAACAGAAGTGGTAATTCAGGTTAATTGTCTAAACAAGGGTTGTGCCAATATTTATGGTTACAGACAAACCGGAAGTCAGAATATTACCTCACTGTTAACGGTTAGGTTTGGCTGCATCCCTGTCATCAAATAACAGAACCTGTGGAAACAAATAAACTGGAGGGATCTTTAAGAGAGGATGCTTTCTGATCACAGGTTTCTGTCATTCTGGTTTGTTTCTGAAACTTTTACGGGCACAAAAATGAAAGATATTGCTGATTAACTCGTATGTGAAATAAATCTCTGCTGCACCTGATGATCTGagaatgtgttttatttctatctatctatctatctatctatctatctatctatctatctatctatctagatccGACACTGGATTGGATACACGAGGCTGTCAGTCTCCGCTGTCTAACCAATCAAACGCGGTCCCGTAGAGACGCTGCATCCGGATACAGTTGAATCCGCAGAGCATCCTCTACTCCGCTCAACACATCAGGTAAAAACAGAAAGGTAAGACAACAGTTACGTTGttaatggaaatgaaaaatactgCAATACAGTACAGTTAAAACACAAACGACACCGCTCCATCAtgctgaaaaaatacattttaaaactctGTTTTTAACCTCAGTAAGTCTTTACCTAGATACTAGCAGTTGTTAGCGAGTTAGCTTGCTCGTGAAACGCTAGCTCCTCTTTTGGCTCTTTGTGGAGTCTTTTTCCGATCTTATGTGGCGTCAGTTGAGCTGTTTGGAGGGAATTtcagaaaatatgaaatgatatccataaagttaaaataattatGAACGTACTTGCCTTTGAGCCAGGTGAGCAGTGATTAAAGTGAGTCATCAGTGATGGAGGATAATGTGTTcattattgttttctgttgaTGCATACAATACCATGTCGGACTACATCATACCATATCATATCATACTATATCATGtcataccataccatatcatactaTATCATGtcataccataccatatcatacCGTAGGTACGGTAGATAAAGTGACTGCGGCAGTGACTGAAATACTAGTCATTCATCAGTGTACTTTGCCATCTCTGTATAAAATTGCTTAAAAGGCAATGTGAAAGTGTCTGTTAATGCTGATAGCCGATGAAAGAGGAGGTAAAAAGTTCatatttaattgtgtgtttgtttcctgcAGAGATACCACATCACAAATGGGGCGCAGAAAGTCAAAAAGAAAGCCCCCTCCCAAGAAGAAAATGACGGGTAACCTGGACACTCAGTTCACGTGCCCGTTTTGTAACCACGAAAAGTCCTGCGACGTCAAAATGTAAGTTCAGCTCTGTGTGACATCACCATGCCttagaaatacaacaaaatgctTTATGAACAATATGACTAAAATAACTGTTTGGTTTTACCAGGGAACGAACCCGGAACACAGGAATTATATCATGTAGCGTTTGCTTGGAGGAGTTCCAGACACCCATAACCTGTATCCTTTTAAGGTCATGTTTGACCAAATACTTTCAATTGCTATGTAGGggtttggtttttaaaaaatcctatTCACCTGGATATCTCAAAGTCTTGTGAACTGATTTCCATGAAATTAAATTAGGGCATAAGCAGAAGAACAagtctttgttttggtttttgaccAGGAATATAATACACATAATGTAATACTTAATATTACAAGATACTCTGGTTACAGCTTCtctaatgtgaatattttcttgtttgttaAGTCCTCAaagacagtaaactgaatatcattGTGTGGGCTGTTTATTGAGACAACATTTTTTGACATtgtatggaccaaacaactaatcagttaatcaagaaaataattgacagtttaatcaatatttaaaataatcgttagttgcagccctaaagaGATTCATACATATGATTATGCCACAAATATATGTCACTATGTGTAGCTTaatctagagctgcaacaattgaACAATAAACTGATTAGTTGATCATCAGAAAATGAAACAGCAACTATTTTGAAAGTTTAtcaatcatttaattaatttgaacttaaatatgaatattttaggATATTGGACTggtggtcagacaaaacaagacacatgATAATTTTGTGTTTGGTTCCAGGATATTGTGATGTgtattttttgctgttttttaatactttatagACCACACAATTAATCAAATAGTTGAGAAAGTAACAGATTAATTTTACGATGCCAGTTAATAGTAGTGGCAGGCCATCTTTAATGCAGTCCGGGGGgtgtaaaagaagaaatcaaaaGGGACCGTGTGactcttgtctgtgtttgtttgaaatgttcCTTTACTTTGTATTATCAGATCTTTCCGAGCCTGTCGATGTTTACAGTGATTGGATTGATGCCTGTGAAGCAGCAAATCAATAGTCATGTTTTCCATGTTGTGACTCACCTTCTCTATAACCTCACCCACATTTCacctagggctgggtatcagggTATCAGTACTCGGTACCTTTTAAGgtatcgactgaaataaatcgataccaagtagtatcagAATATCTCTCATCAAATGATACTTGtaattgatcctttttgcaccctgagctagaaaaaaatatgactatttttaTGGACTTACTCAtagccaatcaacgcaagcaGTCTTTGATGGTCAAATATTATTAATTTTGAGACTtccaaaatgcatttgtgttaaaatcaaatcatttagatgtgaaGGAGCGGTGGCATTTTGTACAATTTAACgattctattcacatgatgggtatcgaatgaagtactcagttggtatcagaatctttaagggtacttggattggtactggtatcataattttttaaacaatacccagccctaattcCACTGCTTCATTTGGTCCGGTGAATTACTTCCTGTTCACTCAGCACCATGTAGCAAAATCTTCACCACTGTTTTTCATGAAAGTGTGTGAcgtgtttagtttagtttagctaGAATGCGGCTTGCTGAGCATGACGCGTCCCTCTGGCTGGACCAGAGCACTGCCAATGTCCAAACCTACCTGTATCAGTTCTCAGTGTTCTCATGTCTCATGTCAGTGATTAGCTCATggtaagtgtttttttattattagaacattagtttgtttttggaCCAAACTGTCACACAATTAAGATAAAAATGTTATCCGATACTTCCACCAGCGTAAAACATTCCACttatctttgtgttttatggATGAAGAAAATATgatcctgtcttttttttaatatttcaaccATGTCACTAATGCACTGAAAATTTTTTTGTTGGTTGCCATAGTTTTTCCGATCACTATAGATTTGTACTGCTATGTTTTATCTTCTTTAATCATGTACTTTGTATTTACTCCACTTTTGTGTTCTTTTGTGTATTTCATGTCCTGTGTATTTTAAGGTAATGACAGTAAATCAGAAGTgtattttttaagtgtttttattgca encodes:
- the elof1 gene encoding transcription elongation factor 1 homolog, whose protein sequence is MGRRKSKRKPPPKKKMTGNLDTQFTCPFCNHEKSCDVKMERTRNTGIISCSVCLEEFQTPITYLSEPVDVYSDWIDACEAANQ
- the tmem205 gene encoding transmembrane protein 205, translating into MATEGDPTNLIKVLHLLVLSFSWGMQMWVSFIAGFALVKQVTLHTFGLVQSKLFPVYFYCLLGSNFVSLAVYAVYHPRELLDWHESLQMALYFVALIMAGLNAQWFGPAATEVMFQTREVEKEHGLGNQIGLGSQKEAYAKLKEQDPKYKALKRTFGRYHGLSSLCNLIGFICTTTNLIYTALNLSTI